A genomic stretch from Pseudomonas sp. MUP55 includes:
- a CDS encoding DUF3142 domain-containing protein — protein sequence MKTLWLGLLLLASPAFGAVDARDYDAFWLWSGVAPQPVIKQAKTLYILQGQINSTRRAPQRGVRLIAQGMSVPRITQGDVWVVYRAHTLRWPEQVYTQLLGQVQRWREAGNPVVGIQIDFDARTQYLHEYAAFLRDLRHRLPADLRLSITGLMDWSSNADPAAIAQLKGVVDEVVVQTYQGRHSIPDYAAYLPRMNRLGVPFKVGLIQGGEWQAPGYLQGNEWFRGYVVFLQNP from the coding sequence GTGAAAACCCTGTGGCTGGGCCTGCTGTTGCTGGCAAGCCCAGCCTTTGGCGCCGTTGACGCCCGCGACTACGACGCCTTCTGGCTGTGGAGCGGCGTTGCGCCCCAGCCGGTGATCAAGCAGGCCAAGACCTTATATATCCTCCAGGGCCAGATCAACTCCACCCGCCGCGCACCGCAACGCGGTGTGCGCCTGATCGCCCAGGGCATGAGCGTGCCGCGTATCACCCAGGGCGACGTCTGGGTGGTGTACCGCGCCCACACCCTGCGATGGCCGGAACAGGTCTACACCCAACTGCTCGGCCAGGTACAACGCTGGCGTGAGGCGGGCAACCCGGTGGTCGGCATCCAGATCGACTTCGACGCCCGCACCCAATACCTGCACGAATACGCCGCCTTCCTGCGCGATCTGCGCCACCGCCTGCCGGCTGACCTGCGCTTGAGCATCACCGGCCTGATGGACTGGAGCAGCAACGCCGACCCCGCCGCCATCGCCCAACTCAAAGGCGTGGTGGATGAAGTGGTGGTGCAGACCTATCAAGGGCGCCACAGCATTCCCGACTACGCCGCGTATCTGCCCCGGATGAACCGGCTGGGCGTGCCGTTCAAGGTTGGCCTGATTCAGGGCGGGGAGTGGCAAGCGCCGGGGTATTTGCAGGGGAATGAGTGGTTTCGGGGGTATGTGGTGTTTTTGCAGAATCCTTAG
- a CDS encoding outer membrane assembly lipoprotein YfiO yields MRIGLLSPLALALLAGIPLAAQASSDDSCYPDWRVSRDSLEPCSNQPFLSPGNDSRVNLRLLLADKKTAPLAPNALGEDDLAQGFGPVPFPVYRLVPIPAGEDEPDNQADDSRTAELDTLLQPLGIKREDYTTAGQAFLSGEGSRCRSNDDDSATAFISQVIKADMPPAERDVLVRARLQLLTTCDGDAQVVDAQLTPSANAQLFRTYLQAAADFYGGRFGNAERGFAAASTSDVPWLKETALYMTARTSLNQAQAEAFDEYGMPQREQVDKSALSDAEEGFLGYLKTYPQGAYVASARGLLRRVHWLANDQTKLAEDFTWQFTEATEAQRNVSLDALVEEADLKLLMARNPAANSPMLQLVNDLMAMRAHTPPLLSREDLDKQKSTFANEPALFDYLQAAYALYVEHKPDAALKHLPADVPSNLDYFAFSQQTMRALAMEAKQDWKGAEALWLQLLPLAKQPLQRDQLELALAMNYERSGQLAKVFAADSPISARQVRYILLRNVAGPDLLRQQIAKASDPAERQTAQFVLLYKDLLHGQFATFADDLKQASLSEDKLGTSLGYTYSSGQSLTLFQWNGDKAESGYACPSIAQTAAALQSEAKNPQALNCLGEFILRNGLDGMPLEQARATGSLGGTASEFKGETFSRLEGYKQVIANPKAAKTDKAYALFRAINCYAPAGYNSCGGEDVTPAVRKGWFRQLKTGFADSQWGKSLQYYW; encoded by the coding sequence ATGCGCATCGGTTTGCTGTCACCTCTGGCTCTGGCCCTGCTGGCCGGTATTCCCCTGGCAGCCCAGGCCAGTTCCGACGACTCGTGCTACCCCGATTGGCGGGTGTCGCGTGACAGTCTCGAACCCTGCAGCAACCAGCCCTTCCTCAGCCCAGGCAACGACAGCCGGGTCAACCTGCGCCTGTTGCTGGCCGACAAGAAAACCGCGCCACTGGCGCCCAATGCCTTGGGCGAAGACGACCTGGCCCAGGGTTTCGGCCCGGTGCCGTTCCCGGTGTACCGCCTGGTGCCGATTCCGGCCGGCGAGGATGAACCGGATAACCAAGCCGACGATTCCCGTACCGCCGAACTCGACACCCTGCTTCAGCCGCTGGGCATCAAGCGTGAGGACTACACCACCGCAGGCCAGGCTTTCCTCAGTGGCGAAGGCAGCCGCTGCCGCAGCAATGATGACGACAGCGCCACAGCGTTTATCAGCCAGGTGATCAAAGCCGACATGCCGCCCGCCGAGCGCGACGTGCTGGTCAGAGCCCGTTTACAGCTGCTGACCACCTGTGACGGCGACGCGCAGGTGGTGGACGCGCAGTTGACCCCGTCGGCCAATGCCCAGCTGTTTCGCACGTATCTGCAGGCCGCCGCTGATTTCTACGGCGGTCGCTTCGGTAACGCCGAACGCGGTTTCGCCGCCGCCTCCACCAGCGATGTGCCCTGGCTGAAGGAAACTGCGCTGTACATGACCGCGCGCACCTCACTGAACCAAGCCCAGGCCGAAGCGTTCGACGAATACGGCATGCCCCAGCGCGAGCAGGTGGATAAGTCCGCGTTGAGCGACGCCGAAGAAGGCTTTCTCGGTTACCTGAAAACTTACCCACAAGGCGCTTACGTGGCGTCCGCCCGTGGCCTGCTGCGCCGCGTGCATTGGCTGGCGAACGACCAGACCAAACTCGCCGAAGACTTCACCTGGCAGTTCACCGAGGCCACCGAGGCCCAGCGCAATGTCAGCCTGGACGCGTTGGTGGAAGAAGCCGACCTCAAATTGCTGATGGCCCGCAACCCGGCGGCGAACAGCCCGATGCTGCAACTGGTCAACGACCTGATGGCCATGCGCGCTCACACCCCGCCGCTGTTGAGCCGCGAAGACCTCGATAAACAAAAGAGCACCTTTGCCAACGAGCCGGCCCTGTTCGACTACCTGCAAGCGGCGTATGCGCTGTACGTGGAGCATAAACCCGACGCGGCGCTCAAGCACCTGCCGGCGGACGTGCCGTCGAACCTGGATTACTTTGCCTTCAGCCAGCAGACGATGCGCGCCCTGGCCATGGAAGCCAAGCAAGACTGGAAAGGCGCCGAAGCGCTGTGGCTGCAACTGCTGCCGCTGGCCAAGCAACCGTTGCAACGCGACCAACTGGAGCTGGCGCTGGCGATGAACTACGAGCGCAGCGGCCAGCTGGCCAAGGTGTTCGCCGCCGACTCGCCGATCAGTGCCAGGCAGGTGCGCTACATCCTGCTGCGCAACGTCGCCGGGCCCGACCTGCTGCGCCAGCAGATCGCCAAGGCCAGCGACCCGGCTGAACGCCAGACCGCGCAATTCGTGCTGCTCTACAAGGACCTGCTGCACGGCCAGTTCGCCACGTTCGCCGACGATCTCAAGCAAGCCTCGCTGTCTGAAGACAAACTTGGCACCAGCCTGGGTTACACCTACAGCAGCGGGCAAAGCCTGACGCTGTTCCAGTGGAACGGTGATAAAGCCGAATCCGGCTACGCCTGCCCCAGCATCGCGCAAACCGCTGCCGCCTTGCAGAGCGAGGCGAAAAACCCGCAAGCCCTCAACTGCCTGGGTGAATTCATCCTGCGCAATGGCCTGGACGGCATGCCGCTGGAGCAAGCCCGCGCCACCGGCAGCCTTGGCGGCACCGCTTCGGAGTTCAAAGGTGAAACCTTCTCGCGCCTGGAGGGTTACAAGCAGGTGATCGCCAACCCCAAGGCCGCGAAAACCGACAAGGCTTACGCACTGTTCCGTGCGATCAATTGCTACGCGCCGGCCGGCTACAACAGCTGCGGCGGCGAAGACGTGACGCCCGCCGTGCGCAAGGGCTGGTTCCGTCAGCTCAAGACCGGTTTCGCCGATAGCCAGTGGGGCAAGTCGCTGCAGTACTACTGGTGA